In Pseudomonas sp. MM213, a genomic segment contains:
- a CDS encoding monovalent cation/H+ antiporter subunit D, with product MNAMTHLIAAPILLPLLTAAIMLMLGEKHRPLKAKINLLSSLLGLGIAVLLLQWTQTTDVPGSIGVYLPGNWQVPFGIVLVVDRLSALMLVLTGIIGVSALLFAMARWDGAGSSFHALFQIQMMGLYGAFLTADLFNLFVFFEVLLAASYGLMLHGSGRARVSSGLHYISINLLASSLFLIGAALIYGVTGTLNMADLALKIPLVPEADRGLLHAGAAILAVAFLAKAGMWPLNFWLVPAYSSASAPVAAMFAIMTKVGVYTLLRLWTLLFSGQAGASAYFGGDWLIYGGMATIVCAAVAILAAQRLERMASLSILVSAGILLSAIGFAQPNLIGAALFYLVSSTLALSALFLLAELIERSRSANEMPLFDDADLIARPMESLQPPKGINLDDEQKAVVGQVIPWTMAFLGLSFIACALLIIGMPPLSGFIGKLGLLHALLNPLGLGNGADEPVSNAAWGLLALLILSGLASLIAFSRLGIQRFWTPEERPSPLLRRLECVPIIALLGLSILLTFKAEPLLRYTQAAAQTLNNPQQYVMAVLGTRAVPSPEAKAAVAEVQP from the coding sequence ATGAATGCGATGACGCACCTGATCGCCGCACCGATTCTGTTGCCGCTGCTGACCGCCGCCATCATGCTGATGCTGGGCGAGAAGCACCGCCCGCTGAAGGCTAAAATCAACCTGCTTTCCAGCCTCTTGGGGCTGGGCATCGCCGTGCTGTTGCTGCAATGGACGCAAACCACTGATGTGCCCGGCTCCATCGGCGTCTACCTGCCGGGCAACTGGCAAGTGCCGTTCGGGATCGTGCTGGTGGTCGATCGCCTGTCCGCGCTGATGCTGGTGCTGACCGGGATCATCGGCGTCAGCGCCCTGCTGTTCGCGATGGCCCGATGGGACGGCGCCGGTTCCAGTTTCCACGCGCTGTTCCAGATCCAGATGATGGGTTTGTATGGCGCGTTCCTGACAGCGGACCTGTTCAACCTGTTCGTGTTTTTCGAGGTGCTGCTGGCGGCCTCTTACGGCCTGATGCTCCACGGTTCGGGCCGGGCGCGGGTGTCGTCGGGGTTGCATTACATCTCGATCAATCTGCTGGCCTCGTCGCTGTTCCTGATCGGCGCGGCGCTGATCTACGGCGTCACCGGCACCCTGAACATGGCTGACCTGGCGCTGAAAATCCCGCTGGTGCCGGAAGCCGATCGCGGCTTGCTGCATGCCGGCGCGGCGATTCTCGCCGTGGCGTTCCTGGCCAAGGCCGGGATGTGGCCACTGAATTTCTGGCTGGTGCCGGCCTATTCCTCGGCCAGTGCGCCGGTGGCGGCGATGTTCGCGATCATGACCAAGGTTGGCGTCTACACCTTGCTGCGCCTGTGGACCTTGCTGTTCTCCGGTCAGGCTGGCGCGTCAGCTTATTTTGGCGGCGACTGGCTGATCTACGGCGGCATGGCAACCATCGTCTGCGCCGCCGTGGCGATTCTCGCCGCGCAACGTCTGGAGCGCATGGCCAGCCTGAGCATTCTGGTGTCGGCGGGCATTCTGCTGTCGGCCATCGGTTTCGCCCAGCCGAACCTGATCGGCGCGGCGCTGTTCTATCTCGTCAGCTCGACCCTGGCGTTGAGCGCGTTGTTCCTGCTGGCCGAGTTGATCGAACGTTCGCGCTCGGCCAATGAAATGCCGTTGTTCGATGACGCCGACCTAATTGCGCGGCCGATGGAATCCCTGCAACCGCCCAAAGGCATCAACCTCGACGATGAACAGAAAGCCGTGGTCGGCCAGGTGATTCCATGGACCATGGCGTTTCTCGGCTTGAGCTTCATCGCTTGCGCGTTGCTGATCATCGGCATGCCGCCGCTGTCCGGCTTTATCGGCAAACTCGGTTTACTGCACGCCCTGCTCAACCCGCTGGGCCTGGGCAATGGCGCGGATGAACCGGTGTCGAACGCCGCGTGGGGTTTGTTGGCGTTGCTGATTCTCTCCGGGCTGGCGTCGTTGATTGCCTTCTCGCGCCTGGGCATCCAGCGTTTCTGGACGCCTGAAGAACGGCCATCACCCTTGCTGCGACGGCTCGAATGTGTGCCGATCATTGCACTGTTGGGCCTGAGCATTCTGCTGACCTTCAAGGCCGAGCCGCTGCTGCGTTACACCCAGGCCGCCGCACAAACCTTGAACAATCCGCAGCAATACGTGATGGCGGTGCTTGGCACCCGGGCAGTTCCGAGTCCGGAAGCCAAAGCGGCCGTCGCGGAGGTGCAGCCATGA
- a CDS encoding Na+/H+ antiporter subunit C, protein MEEVIAIAIGVLAASGVWLVLRPRTFQVVMGLCLLSYGVNLFIFSMGSLFIGKEPNIKDGVPQDLLHYTDPLPQALVLTAIVISFAMTALFLVVLLASRGLTGTDHVDGREPKE, encoded by the coding sequence ATGGAAGAAGTCATCGCAATCGCCATCGGCGTACTGGCCGCGTCCGGTGTCTGGCTGGTGCTACGGCCACGGACGTTCCAGGTGGTCATGGGCCTGTGCCTGCTGTCGTACGGCGTCAATCTGTTCATCTTCAGCATGGGCAGTCTGTTCATCGGCAAAGAGCCGAACATCAAGGACGGCGTACCGCAAGATCTGTTGCATTACACCGACCCGCTGCCACAAGCGCTGGTGCTGACCGCCATCGTGATCAGCTTCGCCATGACCGCGCTGTTTCTCGTCGTGCTGCTGGCTTCGCGTGGCTTGACCGGCACCGACCATGTGGATGGCCGGGAGCCTAAAGAATGA
- a CDS encoding monovalent cation/H+ antiporter subunit A, whose protein sequence is MSLIVLLLLPFVGSCLAAVLPHNARNTESLLAGVVALIGTVQVALLYPQIAHGGVIREEFFWLPSLGLNFVLRMDGFAWLFSMLVLGIGTLVSLYARYYMSPDDPVPRFFAFFLAFMGAMLGLVISGNLIQIVFFWELTSLFSFLLIGYWHHRADARRGAYMALMVTGAGGLCLLAGVMLLGHVVGSYDLDKVLAAGDLIRAHALYPLLLPLILIGALSKSAQFPFHFWLPHAMAAPTPVSAYLHSATMVKAGVFLLARLWPSLSGSEEWFYIVSGAGACTLLLGAYCAMFQNDLKGLLAYSTISHLGLITLLLGLNSPLAAVAAVFHILNHATFKASLFMAAGIIDHESGTRDIRKLSGLIKLIPFTATLAMVASASMAGVPLLNGFLSKEMFFAETVFINATAWIELTLPIVATIAGTFSVAYSLRFTVDVFFGPTATDLPHTPHEPPRWMRAPVELLVFTCLIVGIFPAQVVGSLLAAAALPVVGGTLPEYSLAIWHGWNAPMIMSLVAMSGGIVLYLLLRNQFKHGRFKYPPVIGLFNGKRLFERSLVIMMRLARRLERRISTKRLQTQLFLMVLAAVLAGLIPMLHSSLSWGDRPKIPGSIVFVTLWLLAIACALGAAWQAKYHRLAALTMVSVCGLMTCVTFVWFSAPDLALTQLVVEVVTTVLILLGLRWLPRRIEEVSPLPSSLRKARIRRLRDLLLSIAVGGGMALLSYAMLTRQTPNDISSFYLSRALPEGGGSNVVNVMLVDFRGFDTLGEITVLVAVALTVFALLRRFRPPKESLQLPAQQRLLAPDVVTDLVNPRHASDTALGFMMVPAVLVRMLLPIAFVVSIYLFMRGHNQPGGGFVAGLVMSVAFILQYMVAGTQWVEAQMSLRPLRWMGTGLLFATVTGLGAMAVGYPFLTTHTWHAELPVLGDIHIASALFFDIGVYSVVVGSTLLILTALGHQSVRGHKTAAQPRSVATKGAV, encoded by the coding sequence ATGTCCCTGATAGTTCTACTGCTTCTGCCCTTTGTCGGCAGCTGTCTGGCAGCCGTGCTGCCGCACAACGCGCGTAACACTGAATCTTTGTTGGCTGGCGTCGTTGCCCTCATAGGCACCGTCCAGGTCGCACTCCTGTACCCGCAGATCGCCCATGGTGGCGTCATTCGCGAAGAGTTTTTCTGGCTACCCAGCCTCGGCCTGAACTTCGTTCTGCGCATGGACGGGTTTGCCTGGCTGTTCTCGATGCTGGTACTGGGCATCGGCACGCTGGTGTCGTTGTATGCCCGCTATTACATGTCGCCGGACGATCCAGTGCCGCGGTTCTTCGCGTTTTTCCTGGCGTTCATGGGCGCCATGCTCGGCCTGGTGATTTCCGGCAACCTGATCCAGATCGTGTTTTTCTGGGAGCTGACCAGCCTCTTTTCATTCCTGTTGATCGGCTATTGGCACCACCGCGCTGATGCGCGACGCGGCGCTTACATGGCGCTGATGGTCACTGGCGCGGGCGGTTTGTGCCTGTTGGCGGGGGTCATGCTGCTTGGCCATGTGGTCGGCAGCTATGACCTGGACAAGGTCCTGGCCGCCGGCGATCTGATTCGCGCACATGCCCTCTACCCTCTTCTGCTGCCCCTGATTCTGATCGGCGCCCTGAGTAAAAGCGCGCAATTCCCCTTCCACTTCTGGCTGCCCCACGCGATGGCGGCGCCGACACCGGTCTCTGCGTATTTGCACTCGGCGACCATGGTCAAGGCTGGGGTGTTTCTGCTGGCGCGGCTGTGGCCGTCGTTGTCCGGCAGTGAGGAATGGTTCTACATCGTCAGCGGTGCCGGTGCTTGCACCCTGTTACTCGGCGCGTACTGCGCGATGTTCCAGAACGACCTCAAAGGCCTGCTCGCATACTCGACCATCAGCCACCTAGGCCTGATCACCCTGCTGCTGGGCCTGAACAGTCCACTGGCTGCCGTGGCCGCCGTGTTTCACATCCTCAACCACGCCACCTTCAAGGCGTCGCTGTTCATGGCCGCCGGGATCATTGACCACGAAAGCGGCACCCGCGACATTCGCAAACTCAGCGGCCTGATCAAACTGATTCCGTTCACCGCGACGTTGGCCATGGTCGCCAGTGCCTCGATGGCGGGCGTGCCGTTGCTCAACGGTTTCCTGTCGAAAGAGATGTTCTTCGCCGAAACGGTATTCATCAACGCGACCGCCTGGATCGAGTTGACCCTGCCCATCGTCGCGACCATCGCCGGCACGTTCAGCGTCGCCTATTCACTGCGCTTCACGGTTGATGTGTTCTTCGGCCCGACCGCCACCGACCTGCCGCACACCCCGCACGAACCGCCACGCTGGATGCGTGCACCGGTGGAATTGCTGGTGTTCACCTGCCTGATCGTGGGGATTTTCCCGGCACAAGTGGTCGGCTCGTTACTGGCTGCCGCTGCCCTGCCCGTCGTTGGCGGCACCTTGCCTGAATACAGCCTGGCGATCTGGCACGGCTGGAACGCGCCGATGATCATGAGCCTGGTCGCCATGTCCGGCGGCATCGTGCTCTACCTGCTGCTGCGCAACCAGTTCAAGCACGGGCGTTTCAAATACCCGCCGGTGATTGGCCTGTTCAACGGCAAGCGCCTGTTCGAGCGCAGCCTGGTGATCATGATGCGCCTGGCCCGTCGCCTGGAGCGGCGGATCAGCACCAAACGCCTGCAAACCCAGCTGTTCCTGATGGTGCTCGCAGCCGTGCTGGCCGGGTTGATCCCGATGCTGCACAGCAGCCTGAGCTGGGGTGACCGGCCGAAGATTCCGGGCTCGATCGTGTTCGTGACCTTGTGGCTGCTGGCGATTGCCTGTGCCCTCGGCGCGGCGTGGCAAGCCAAGTATCACCGGCTCGCGGCACTGACCATGGTCAGCGTCTGTGGACTGATGACCTGCGTCACCTTCGTCTGGTTCTCCGCGCCCGATCTGGCGCTGACGCAACTGGTGGTTGAAGTGGTGACCACGGTGCTGATCCTGCTGGGCCTGCGTTGGTTGCCGCGACGGATCGAAGAGGTTTCGCCGCTGCCGAGCAGCCTGCGCAAGGCACGCATCCGGCGTCTGCGCGACTTGCTGCTGTCGATCGCCGTCGGGGGCGGCATGGCGTTGCTGTCGTACGCAATGCTGACGCGCCAGACGCCCAACGACATTTCCTCGTTCTACCTCAGCCGAGCCCTGCCGGAAGGCGGCGGCAGCAACGTGGTCAACGTGATGCTGGTGGACTTCCGTGGCTTCGATACCCTCGGCGAAATCACCGTGCTGGTGGCTGTGGCGCTGACCGTGTTCGCGCTGTTGCGACGCTTCCGCCCGCCGAAAGAAAGCCTGCAACTGCCGGCGCAACAACGCTTGCTCGCGCCCGACGTGGTCACCGATCTGGTCAACCCACGTCACGCCAGCGACACCGCCCTCGGCTTCATGATGGTCCCGGCGGTGCTGGTGCGCATGCTGTTGCCGATTGCGTTCGTGGTCTCGATCTACCTGTTCATGCGCGGCCACAACCAGCCGGGCGGCGGGTTTGTCGCGGGGCTGGTGATGTCGGTGGCGTTCATCCTGCAATACATGGTCGCCGGCACGCAGTGGGTCGAGGCACAAATGAGCCTGCGCCCACTGCGCTGGATGGGCACCGGTTTGCTGTTCGCCACGGTCACCGGGCTCGGGGCGATGGCGGTCGGCTATCCGTTCCTGACCACCCACACCTGGCATGCCGAACTGCCGGTATTGGGCGACATTCACATCGCCAGCGCACTGTTCTTCGACATCGGCGTGTACTCGGTGGTGGTCGGCTCGACGCTGTTGATCCTCACCGCCCTCGGCCACCAATCGGTACGCGGCCATAAAACCGCTGCCCAGCCCAGATCCGTCGCCACGAAAGGAGCCGTCTGA
- a CDS encoding DMT family transporter, translated as MHYIAHLSALGSILRNIRRIVRRPQVARKVMTSLNSSLASSRKFSKAECVLVLITMVWGGTFLLVQHAMTVSGPMFFVGLRFAAAACIVALFSWRHLREMTLFELKAGAFIGVAIMLGYGLQTVGLQSIPSSQSAFITALYVPFVPLLQWLVLGRRPGLMPSIGIMLAFTGLMLLSGPAGASFNFSPGEIATLISAIAIAAEIILISTYAGQVDVRRVTVVQLATTSVLSFLLVVPTQEVIPDFSWFLLCSALGLGAASAAIQVAMNWAQKSVSPTRATLIYAGEPVWAGIVGRIAGERLPAIALVGAGLIVAAVIVSELKTKGKAAAVEEELERETQG; from the coding sequence GTGCACTATATTGCTCACTTATCGGCGTTGGGCAGTATACTGCGCAACATTCGGCGCATTGTGCGTCGCCCTCAGGTAGCGCGCAAGGTCATGACGTCGTTGAATTCCTCCCTGGCTTCTTCCCGCAAATTCAGCAAGGCCGAGTGCGTGCTGGTGTTGATCACCATGGTCTGGGGCGGGACCTTCTTGCTGGTGCAGCACGCGATGACCGTCAGCGGCCCGATGTTCTTCGTCGGCCTGCGCTTTGCCGCCGCCGCGTGCATCGTTGCCCTGTTCTCCTGGCGTCATCTGCGGGAAATGACCCTGTTCGAACTCAAGGCCGGCGCCTTTATCGGCGTGGCGATCATGCTCGGCTACGGACTGCAGACCGTCGGGCTGCAGAGCATTCCAAGCAGTCAGTCGGCCTTTATTACCGCGCTGTACGTACCCTTCGTGCCGTTGCTGCAATGGCTGGTGCTGGGGCGGCGTCCGGGGTTGATGCCGAGCATCGGGATCATGCTGGCGTTTACCGGGTTGATGTTGCTGTCGGGGCCCGCGGGTGCATCGTTCAACTTCAGTCCGGGTGAAATCGCCACGCTGATCAGCGCCATCGCGATTGCCGCGGAGATCATTCTGATCAGCACCTACGCCGGCCAGGTCGATGTGCGCCGGGTGACGGTGGTGCAATTGGCGACCACCTCGGTGTTGTCGTTCTTGCTGGTGGTGCCGACTCAGGAAGTCATTCCTGACTTTTCATGGTTTTTGCTGTGCAGCGCCCTCGGCCTCGGCGCAGCGAGCGCGGCGATTCAGGTGGCGATGAACTGGGCGCAGAAGAGCGTTTCTCCGACGCGGGCGACGTTGATTTACGCGGGTGAGCCCGTGTGGGCCGGGATCGTCGGAAGGATCGCCGGGGAACGGTTGCCGGCGATTGCGTTGGTGGGCGCGGGGTTGATTGTGGCGGCGGTGATTGTGAGTGAGTTGAAGACCAAGGGTAAGGCAGCTGCGGTCGAGGAAGAGTTGGAGCGCGAAACTCAGGGGTAA
- a CDS encoding helix-turn-helix domain-containing protein: protein MHKDSTQRASVLQHVSLNVRRLRHAADMSQTALAEKSGVSRRMLVAIEAGEKNVSLTTLDRVAEALDVAFSDLIQAPDARDPSRINEVAWAGVIPGSKAVLLSKATATREVEQWEWCLQPGEIYPSQPDAEGWSEQIYVFEGCLTLMVRDTPHNIGAGEFFMFASNQPHSYRNDGEVATRFVRNVVI from the coding sequence GTGCACAAAGATTCAACGCAGCGGGCTTCGGTCCTTCAGCACGTCAGCCTGAATGTTCGGCGTCTGCGCCACGCCGCCGACATGAGCCAGACCGCGCTCGCCGAAAAGTCCGGGGTCAGCCGCCGAATGCTGGTGGCCATCGAGGCCGGCGAGAAGAACGTCAGCCTGACCACCCTCGACCGCGTGGCCGAAGCGCTGGATGTGGCCTTCAGCGACCTGATCCAGGCACCGGACGCCCGCGACCCGAGCCGCATCAACGAAGTGGCCTGGGCCGGAGTGATTCCGGGCAGCAAAGCCGTTTTGCTGTCCAAAGCCACCGCCACCCGTGAAGTGGAACAGTGGGAATGGTGCCTGCAACCGGGGGAGATTTATCCGTCGCAACCGGATGCAGAGGGTTGGAGCGAACAGATCTACGTGTTCGAAGGTTGCCTGACGCTGATGGTGCGCGACACGCCACATAACATCGGCGCGGGGGAGTTTTTCATGTTCGCCAGCAACCAGCCTCATTCCTATCGCAACGATGGGGAAGTGGCGACGCGATTTGTGCGAAATGTGGTGATCTGA